The DNA region TACACGTTTTGACGATGAAATTTTGTATTATTGTGGTAAGTTCTTAGTTGGAGAAGTCTAAATGTCTAATAAGTCTTTTTAGTTGGAGTAACCTTTCCCCTGTAAATGATATTATTCCCCTCTTAGACTTCATTAGTTCTCTCTCAATGGTCTAGTGACCATTGCTTTTTGCTCTTGGTTAACTCAAGGCTCTAGAATAGTTTTTTTGTCCTAAGGAGTTAACCAAGTTTTCTATTGTAACcttttgcatcttcttgatgcctttaATACAATacattacttcatcaaaaaaaaaaaaaacttaccaCTTGTGTGCATGATGTGCATTTTAGAAATGCACTCCTGATGATTGTTATCTGCCTTGCATTTCAGGCCGATGCAAGAGAAGAGATTAAGCAGTTAAAATATAGATATATGATGCCTGAGTCCTCAATTCCGTCATGTCAATTGGCTGATGAAACAGTGTTTGAGCCAGTTGATCAAGTACTGCTGGATCCTGAGTCAATCTTCCTAGCTGGAGGATATGACGGGGTATCATGGTTATCTACCTTGGAGTCATACTCACCTTCAAATGATGTGTTAAAGTCTCTTAAGCCAATGAGTTCAGTTCGATCATATGCCTCAGTTGCAAAACTGTGTGGAAAGCTTTATGTATTTGGTGGCGGAACTGGAAGCTTGTGGTACGACACAGGTACATCTTATAGTTTTTAGCCCCCAGCACTCATTGCTCCCAAGTGCCACTTTCTCTAGCATCTTAAGTTGCTAATGCTGATGCTATGCTGCTTTTGTATAGTTGAATCATATAATCCAGCAGATAACGAGTGGACCCTACATCCTTCCTTGAATAAGAAAAAGGGTAGTTTAGCTGGTGCTACTTTGAAGGACAAAATTTTTGCAATTGGCGGTAGCAATGGGATTGACTGCTTTTCAGAGGTTGAGATGTATGATCCTCTAGTAGAGCGTTGGATTTCTACAAGATCCATGTTGCAGAAGGTTAACTTCATTGCTCCTTGTATTTGCATGTACCAGTATTTATTTGTTTCAGCAACAACAAACTATATATGAAAAGATGAAACTTGTTTGCTTAGATGGCCGAATTTGAAGTAATTAATGATGAGAAAGCTTATTTCGGTTAAAGTCAATTTTCCAACTAGCACGTTGATGTGTATTGCTCTGGAATTTATTGTCACTCTTAAAAGTTGTGGCAAGTCAATATGGGGTCATCTTGTCCTTGAGCTTCATTTTTTCTTATTGAAATCTTTATGTGTTGCCTCTTGGTCAAGCCTTATCAGCCtcttattataattaattaatagtGAGAAAACCTAAAAATGTGGAGAGGAAGGATAACCTAAAAATTGCAAACTGAAGTTATGCAGGTTGATTAGCAAAGATTTTAATCCAATAGCAATTGAATTCTGGTCAGTGCTCGGTAAAAAATGTGAAGTTATGCTGTTTCCTTGCCTTGTCCTTGTTTAAACATCAGGACCTTCACTTATCTTGTTTTGCGTTATTGTTCTTAAGTAGTTTCTCATATATGTTTCCATTTACTTTCTTTTACTGTTATATCTGTCTTACAGAAGCATGACTTTATCTTCCCTGCGTGTGTATTTGCAGCGATTTTCTCTTGCTGCAGCAGAACTCAATGGTGTGTTATATGCGGTTGGTGGATATGATGGAAGCAATTACCTGGCGTAAGTTATGAAATTGCATTTTTTCTTATTCTGGCGCCTTCTTTGAACTGTATGTTTGAATGATACTtgacgttgtacctcatgtctccaaTCACTTTTATAACTGTTAATATCTTCCCCAAGGAGGAGACTTGGTTTTCCAATCTGTTGGTCTCGTAATGCTGATTACGCGAATTTTAGTCAAAGGAATTATGCAAAAGTGCATGTGTAAAGGCATTTATTTGTTGTTACAATTTTCTGCTCTCTTCTCCTATCTCCTTTCTGATCAAATGTTACCACAGGACTGCTGAAAGATTTGATCCCAGAGAACATTCCTGGACAAAAATTAAGAGTATGTGTACGAGCAGAGGATGCCATGCATTGGCTGTGTTGGACGGGAAGTTGTAAGTTGTTATCATTTTCGTGCTTTTTGATTGCTTATCTAATATTATAATGCCTCCAAAAGGAGTAGGAGGTGCTTTCTCCTGTAGTCACCCTCTTTATTCTGGTTCGGGGATGGGGTTTGGGAGCAGGGCCCAGGTGCTATGCCTTACGTTGTAGCCTCTCCCATTTGGGATGAATATCATCTTGTTATTTACTTTTAGCTTTACAACTGCTATGCAGATACGCACTTGGTGGGTACGATGGGTCTACAATGGTGCCTAACACTGAGATATATGATCCCCGTCTTGAAACATGGATGGTTGGAGAGCCAATGAAGCACCCGATAGGGTATTCAGCAGCTATTGTTCTAAAGGAGTCTATTTATGTGATTGGAGGGGTTCAACCTGGTGAGGAAGTTGTAGACGTGGTGCGTATCATTATTTAATATGTTTAAGTTATATACGCTGTTAGTGTGAGTAACATTATACTCTATTATATCTACAGCACTACAGCTAAGCCTCTTTAAAATGTGCCATTTAATTTGGAAATTAGACAGATTACCTGCTACTATAGTTAAAGGTGACATGATGGTATAAAAATTCCTTACACTAATACTGTATATAATTAaacttttatttaattgtttttcGTCATGCTAAGTTTCCATTATGTACACGCGTTGCTCCTGCTAGCTAACTCTCTGATCACGATTGCAGATCGAATGTTATAAGGAGGGTCAAGGTTGGCAAACACCCAACTTGAGGGGAATAGGAAAAAGGTGTTTCTGCTCAGCTATAGTTTTATCAGAAGACTGAGTTCTGTTTTCGAAGTACAGAAGCTGCATCTTCGTTGGCATCCTTTGTTCAATATTTGCCATTTTACAATTCTGAATAGGGTTACTATATGTTTTTGGAAGCCTAGAAGCACTTCCTGAACGTTGGAAAGTAGCAAAGTGGTGTCTGTTGGATCGACACCAGAATTGGCGATCCCTGTAGAACACTGATAGTACAGTTAAGTAGCGTCGCGAGCCATCTTTTGCACAAATTCTCTTGGGAAAATCTCTAGTTCCTTTCACAACATTATGCTCTTGCCAAGGGAAAACCATTTAGTATATGGAGGGTGGATATTCAATGTTTTGTGTCTTTCCCTGCACTTACATTTGTAGGATGTTTACACAAATAGTCGATCAAATTCACTATTTACTTTTCCTAGCATctatatacatagattatacatggTTATACtcatattatacatgaattattctcggttatttttagtttaagcggttggATGAGcaactatttaggttaattcttctttcttttttttttgttgctaaaaTCACAGCTAGTGGTGGTAAAATGGATTAAAAAAATAGTTATCCattcatattatccactaaaaaataggttggataatgatttttttaatttaaaaatgggtcaaatatggataaaaactATATTATCTACTTAGAAAATAGATAACCCATGGATAATTAATGAGTTTAGCTTTTACATTTGTAAACACttaaattgggggttcctcaagtttggaagattaagaattctcgcaaaagtgatcatattcaagaagtcatggataatatatCCGCCGGTTAATCCATTTTAtatccatattaaatatgggtctggtcggataatttatctatTTGCATTATCCATTTTCAACCCGTCCATATTCGACCCGACCCCGTTTGCCGCCCCTAATCAGCACCAAGATAACTCAAAACTGTCGGGAGAAACTAAATCCATAAAAGAAATAGGAAGGGTGGATTGCCCTTAAATAAAATCACTATATCATGCTTTCATTGCAATGTAAATTAAACAAAAAGGAGAACGAACATGACAGTGATATTGATTTGAGAAAATTAGAGTTTGGAGAATTTGGTAGCCATTGTTGTATCATAGACCTTGAGAAAGAATCTAGCTCTGGGAATGGAGAAATTATTCTGCAAAATGGTGCCGAGAGTAGCAATAAGGTTTCTCTTGACATCTGAGTTAATGCCACCCATTGATATAATCTCAGCAAATGCAGCTGCTTCCTTGTTCCCTCCAAATGATATATCCACTGATCCTTTCAGTACAACCATTACGAACTGCGAAAACACATATATACAAAGTCAAAATACGAAACATACGAAGttccatgtttttttttgttgttgttggttttgtTGGTTTAAAGTCTAATATATTGGGGAGCATCTTGAAACCATAAAGAAAATATATACATGTCAATTTGATGTTGCTTTTATAATAATAGTAACATAATAATAAGACTCATCATGTCATAGTATCCTCCGCccatgcaacaacaacaaactcaatgTAATTTCATAAGTAAGGTTTGGGGAAGGTAATGCACGCATATCGTACTCTACCTTGTGGAAGTAGAGgggttatttccgatagaccctcaccTCAATATATCCTTCGCCCATGCGTTTTTTTGCCTTTTGACACGACAAGGAGAGTTTAGCTTTTGtcaaattctcattttttaaTTCTGGCacttttatattaattttatctattaatttcttatttgatCTATGCTGACAAAGGCATTTACTTGCATGCATATAGTCTTTATCATAGTGTCTATCACGGACATGATTTCACATCAAATTACGTCATTTGGACATGCATAATACTCTGAAATAATGTTAAAAAATTGCAATTCAATGTTTAGATAACAAATTTGTTGGGTATTTCAACTTCTAATTCAAAGAATAATTAATGGTTTGAGTAATATTTCAAGTGCAATAATAGTTCTACTCACAGATTTTCAATTTAAACGTATCTTCAAGTGAAGGTCGATCATATCCAAAGCAATTACTAGTAATCTTTTTCAACTGTAacttcaaatatatattttttccaaTAGATATTGACAGACGCG from Nicotiana tabacum cultivar K326 chromosome 24, ASM71507v2, whole genome shotgun sequence includes:
- the LOC107816944 gene encoding uncharacterized protein LOC107816944, which codes for MPCFNVSTNVNLDGVDTAPFFSEATKAVASIIGKPENFVMVVLKGSVDISFGGNKEAAAFAEIISMGGINSDVKRNLIATLGTILQNNFSIPRARFFLKVYDTTMATKFSKL